TGGTCTTGGGTATTTTTTGGCTATACTTCTTGTCCAGATGTTTGTCCAACTACTTTACAAGAACTCAATTTTGTCTATCCAGAGCTCAAAGAAATTGCAGCTAATACGCAAGTGCTTTTGGTCTCAGTCGATCCGCTACGTGACACAACGGAAAAACTCGCACAATACATTCGATACTTCAATGCAGAATTTTTTGCTCTGACGGCAGGACATGATGTTTTGTATCCATTCGCACGAAATATGGGTTTGATGTATGCGATAGTCGACGATACTGACCAAACAAGCTATTTGGTTGATCACAGTGCTTCTATGGTGTTAATTAATCCTCAAGGAAAAATTGCGGCCATTTTTAAACCTAAGCATGAGTTAGGACAGCTACCCACCATCAGTGGCGATGATTTAGTGGCAGATTTTGAAAAAATTGTGCAATTAGCAGATTAATATTGCGAACCAATTTATTGTTTGATTAAAGCGGATACCAAGTCCCACCTTCTTTTAAAACAAACCAAGGTTTTGAATACCAATAAAATCGTCCGCGTTCACTGATACTGGGAGCGGTGCAGTTACAACGAACACGACCAATAGGTAAATCGTT
This window of the Thalassotalea atypica genome carries:
- a CDS encoding SCO family protein: MNKVLYIIVAIIALGFGAFIFKQANLVSAPEHALYYKQARDIAPFELTSHLGGKFSNPQLMGQWSWVFFGYTSCPDVCPTTLQELNFVYPELKEIAANTQVLLVSVDPLRDTTEKLAQYIRYFNAEFFALTAGHDVLYPFARNMGLMYAIVDDTDQTSYLVDHSASMVLINPQGKIAAIFKPKHELGQLPTISGDDLVADFEKIVQLAD